From the genome of Oceanispirochaeta sp. M1, one region includes:
- a CDS encoding glycoside hydrolase family 2 protein: MQNNQIKWRRIKERMETPWANKIDINNPLGEYPRPQFVRPDWLSLNGIWDYVVKEDGNDDLEDYDGEILVPFAIETAASGVGKPLHPNETLRYRKKFEIPENWKEKRIKLNFEAVDWHCICRINGIEAGVHKGGYIPFFFDISDLIVDGVNEMTLDVKDPTDSGHQQKGKQTLKPKGCFYKATSGIWQSVWLEPVPEENHILKMKLTPQVDSSSLTANITTVTKSSVRLTIISEGKKISQLIAESGKDLVLPISDPRLWSPVDPYLYDLKVELISSENVIDSVESYFALRKISTAPGYKGRHFIYLNDTAIFLHGPLDQGYWPESGMTAPSEEAIIFDLEKTKALGFNMVRKHIKIESRRWYYHADRLGLAVIQDMVSGGNNYVSPLGDALRYTVGKHYRDTSKQYKKSVGRSSPDNRAGFEEELTEMIEHLYNTPSLLIWCPFNEAWGQYDALRISDMVGEKDPSRLIDHASGWYDQGRSDFESQHSYSAKLPGPGKNDDRVYLLSEYGGINLNIPGHLWDENKKFGYRSFKSKKSLEQAYVKLMRQSLNPLIEKGLGGAVYTQISDVEIESNGFYTYDRRVLKIDEAVVYESNKEIYEAFRSLNKK; this comes from the coding sequence ATGCAAAATAATCAGATAAAATGGCGGAGAATCAAAGAACGGATGGAAACTCCCTGGGCAAACAAAATAGATATTAATAATCCCCTGGGAGAATACCCGAGACCGCAGTTCGTACGCCCGGACTGGCTATCTCTCAATGGAATATGGGATTATGTCGTAAAAGAAGACGGAAATGACGATCTTGAAGATTACGACGGTGAGATTCTAGTTCCTTTTGCCATTGAAACAGCTGCTTCTGGTGTTGGCAAACCCCTTCACCCCAATGAAACACTCCGATATAGAAAAAAGTTTGAAATACCTGAAAACTGGAAAGAAAAGAGAATAAAGCTCAATTTTGAAGCTGTGGACTGGCACTGCATCTGCCGAATCAACGGTATAGAGGCTGGTGTGCATAAAGGTGGTTACATCCCTTTCTTCTTTGATATCAGTGACTTAATCGTAGATGGTGTTAATGAAATGACTCTCGATGTGAAAGATCCTACTGACAGCGGCCACCAGCAAAAAGGCAAGCAAACTCTCAAACCCAAGGGCTGTTTCTATAAAGCCACTAGTGGAATATGGCAGTCTGTATGGCTAGAACCGGTTCCAGAAGAGAACCACATCCTCAAGATGAAACTAACTCCGCAGGTGGACTCTTCATCTCTAACTGCGAATATTACGACTGTGACAAAATCTTCTGTGAGATTGACAATCATTTCAGAGGGTAAAAAAATATCCCAGCTCATAGCTGAAAGCGGGAAAGATCTGGTATTGCCAATATCTGATCCCCGATTATGGTCTCCCGTGGATCCTTATCTCTATGATCTGAAAGTAGAACTCATCAGTTCTGAGAATGTGATAGATAGTGTAGAAAGCTATTTCGCCTTGCGCAAAATATCTACAGCTCCCGGCTATAAGGGGCGTCATTTTATCTATCTCAACGACACAGCCATTTTTCTCCATGGTCCCCTGGATCAGGGATATTGGCCTGAAAGCGGGATGACAGCACCCTCTGAGGAAGCGATAATATTCGATCTGGAGAAGACGAAAGCACTGGGTTTCAACATGGTAAGAAAGCACATCAAAATTGAATCGAGACGCTGGTATTACCATGCCGACAGATTAGGCCTTGCTGTGATTCAGGATATGGTATCCGGTGGGAACAACTATGTGAGTCCCCTGGGAGATGCTCTCCGCTACACAGTGGGAAAACATTATAGAGATACTTCGAAACAATATAAAAAATCCGTTGGAAGGTCTTCCCCTGACAACAGAGCTGGATTCGAAGAAGAACTGACAGAGATGATTGAGCATCTCTATAATACCCCTTCCCTGCTGATATGGTGCCCCTTCAATGAAGCCTGGGGCCAGTATGATGCTCTGCGAATAAGCGATATGGTCGGAGAAAAGGACCCTTCCCGTCTCATTGACCATGCATCAGGCTGGTATGACCAGGGTAGGAGTGATTTTGAATCTCAGCACTCTTACTCGGCAAAGCTTCCCGGACCAGGAAAAAATGATGACAGAGTCTACCTGTTGTCAGAATACGGTGGAATCAATCTGAATATTCCAGGGCATTTGTGGGATGAAAATAAAAAGTTCGGTTATAGATCTTTTAAAAGTAAAAAATCTCTTGAGCAAGCCTATGTGAAACTGATGAGACAAAGCCTTAATCCGTTGATAGAAAAGGGACTTGGAGGGGCAGTTTATACACAAATAAGCGATGTGGAAATTGAATCTAATGGTTTTTATACTTACGACAGAAGAGTTTTAAA